The segment CAGCAACCCGAACAGTTCTACGGCACCGGCCGCCGCAAGAGCGCCGTGGCCCGCGTGTTCCTCCGCCCTGGCGAAGGCAAGATCATCGTGAACGGCAAGGAATTTCAGACCTACTTCCGTGGTCTGCTGCGCGCCGTCCACGCCCTGCAAGCCTTCCGTGAAACCGGCACCGCCGGCCGTTACGACGCCGTGATTACAGTGGCGGGCGGCGGCCCCACCGGCCAGGCCGACGCCATCAAGCTGGGCATCTCCCGCGCCCTGCTCAAGGTGAACCCCGACTTCCGCGCGCAGCTCAAGCCCAAGGGTCTGCTGACCCGCGACCCCCGCGAAGTCGAGCGCAAGAAGTACGGCCTCAAGAAGGCCCGCCGCGCGCCCCAGTTCAGCAAGCGCTAACCTTTCCCGCTTCAGCCCCCCTTCTTCGCGGAAGGGGGGCTGTCCGTTTCACTGGAGGTGAACTGCTCTTGACCCAAGCCCCCATGACTGTTCCGTCGCCCAGTTCGGCGGCCCCAGAGGGCGTCACGCTGGTCATCACTGAGCGCGTGCGCCCCTCACGGGTGGACGCCTACGAACTCTGGGCGCGGCGGGTTCATGCGCTGCTGGCCGAACACAACGGCTTTCTGGGCCTGCATGTCCTGCGTGACCCGTCCGGTCCGGTGCCCGAGTACATCACCCTGCTGCGGTTTGCCTCGCAGGAGGCACTGGACGCCTGGCGCACCAACCCGGCCTACGCGGCGGCGCTGCGAGAACTGCCTGACCTGACGGCGTCCGATGTGGATTACCGCGAGGCCCGCGGGCTGGAAGCGTGGTTTGATCGGCCCGCCAGAACCCCCGCGCCGCCCCTGTGGAAAAACGTGCTGGTGGGATTTG is part of the Deinococcus betulae genome and harbors:
- the rpsI gene encoding 30S ribosomal protein S9, encoding MPIQQPEQFYGTGRRKSAVARVFLRPGEGKIIVNGKEFQTYFRGLLRAVHALQAFRETGTAGRYDAVITVAGGGPTGQADAIKLGISRALLKVNPDFRAQLKPKGLLTRDPREVERKKYGLKKARRAPQFSKR
- a CDS encoding antibiotic biosynthesis monooxygenase, which gives rise to MTQAPMTVPSPSSAAPEGVTLVITERVRPSRVDAYELWARRVHALLAEHNGFLGLHVLRDPSGPVPEYITLLRFASQEALDAWRTNPAYAAALRELPDLTASDVDYREARGLEAWFDRPARTPAPPLWKNVLVGFVGVYPLILLFTYLCGFFTRGWPWWAAILPSAFLATLFLNWPVLPLLSRALRVWLYPRQRP